From one Lycium ferocissimum isolate CSIRO_LF1 chromosome 5, AGI_CSIRO_Lferr_CH_V1, whole genome shotgun sequence genomic stretch:
- the LOC132058552 gene encoding uncharacterized protein LOC132058552 translates to MDSYSYAISSSSSSSSSSTPFSTYPQEQKKNKKLPSYYSSLHGVRRLPAKPMTKQPIAPLPPTPPKIYRVEPVNFKEIVQMLTAAPEFQSVSNNSISSSDYGSGSGSGSISVSRSFNSRRLQDVAPPPLDLSLVSLQRNDDNNNIAAQWREFLRPFPSSSSAPYNVSTNEAPEISHVAPRNLSENYFGLCSPLANFPLSPASFAWCSSILLSPSTLTSPSTVL, encoded by the coding sequence atggatTCTTATTCATAtgctatttcttcttcttcttcttcctcctctagTTCTACTCCATTTTCCACATATCcacaagaacaaaagaaaaataaaaaattgcccTCATATTATTCCTCACTCCATGGAGTTCGTAGGCTCCCAGCAAAACCAATGACCAAACAACCAATTGCACCATTGCCACCAACACCTCCTAAAATCTACAGAGTGGAACCTGTTAATTTCAAGGAAATTGTCCAAATGCTAACCGCAGCACCTGAGTTTCAATCCGTCTCCAATAATTCTATCTCTAGTTCTGATTATGGTTCTGGCTCTGGCTCTGGCTCTATATCGGTCTCTCGTTCTTTCAATTCGAGGCGTTTACAAGATGTAGCTCCTCCACCACTTGACCTCTCACTGGTTTCATTACAAAgaaatgatgataataataatattgcAGCACAATGGCGCGAGTTCCTTCGCCCGTTTCCTTCTTCCTCTAGTGCACCCTACAATGTCTCGACAAATGAGGCACCAGAAATATCACATGTAGCGCCACGGAATCTATCAGAAAATTATTTTGGATTGTGTAGTCCGTTGGCTAATTTCCCTCTATCGCCCGCTTCTTTTGCATGGTGCTCTTCTATTCTTCTCAGCCCTAGCACTCTTACTTCACCAAGCACGGTTCTTTAG